DNA sequence from the Chitinophaga flava genome:
CCGATAAAGGGATTAATGAAAGCCTGCAACAGCTGCCTATACCAGGCCGGTGACTTGATATGCGTGACTTCATTAAGACCAAAGAGTTTTTGTTTGGTTTGTACCTGGCTTTCTGTAAGCCCACCTTCCTGGCTGTCCAGTATACCCATACTGGTAGCCCTATCGCTCCTGGCCACGTGGCGGAGCTTTTTGGCTGCAATAATATTAAATCCGTCTGCTGTTACCTGTGTGGTAAAGGGGATATGCCGCCTGATTCTGCCTGCTGCTGTTTTAATCATTGTCGTAAAGAATTTAATGGTCAGCTAAGGCGGCCCGGGAAGAAGGACACCTCAGCTTCTGTAACCGGTGGTTCCGGGTCCTGAGTCCATATGATACAAGTTTGTTGACACCAACAAAATTAAAACAGCCCCGTTAAGAGAATGGTTAGAAGTTCTTTAGAAAAAAATTAGAAATTCATTAGAGCGCCCTGACCCGTCCTGGAAATGAACAACACTGTACAAATCCCTGCACGAACTGATACAACCCATGATCATCGTACCAGAACTGAAACATAACAGCAACATGCTGATCCGTATACAGCTTGGACAAACCGAAGCGGCGTTAAAAACCATCACTGCATTATGTAAGCAGCTGAATCCTTCTTTTCCTTTCAGTTACAGGTTTGTTGATGATGATTATAACAAACAGTATGTCAGTGAAATAATTGTAGGAAAACTATCAGGGTTGTTTGCTGGGCTAGCCATTATTATTGCCTGTTTGGGGTTATTGGGACTAACGATGTTTACGGCTGAACAGCGTATCCGCGAAATAGGTATCCGGAAAGTGCTGGGGGCCAGTATGGGGGCTATATTCCGCTTACTGTCCTTCAATTATCTTGGATTGATATTGATATCGATGGTGATTGCCAGTCCGCTGGCCTGGTATGTAATGCATCAGTGGCATAGCAACTACGCCTACAGCACCACCCTGCACTGGTGGATATTTGCAATAGCGGGTCTGATTGTACTGCTGATCGCCTTACTGATGATCAGTTTCCAAACCATCAAAGCCGCTATTGCAAATCCGGTGAAAAGTCTGCGGACAGAATAACCACTGCTATTTTCTAGTCAGTTTTGTCTCATGATAAAAATCGTAGTGGACCAACTGTGTAATACCATACTCCTGCTGGGTCTTATCAATAATGGAATGCGCCACTAAGATCAGCGTGTCGCCAGACCAGGAAATTTTAAAGGTAGCGGGAACACTGGTAAGTGGCTTACCATCCGAACCAACCATAGAACTAACACCATTGTCTGTATACATGGAATCAGTACCTATCAGTTTATATTGGCCTTTACCATTTGAGGCAGGCATATCTATCTTCCATGGCAGCTCTTCATTGGCATCAAGTATCCCATTGGTATAAGAACGTATTTTTAATTTGGTATCTATCGAATAACTGATATTACTGGATGTTGTTGTTGTTTCATCAAAGGTAACAGTCCCTTTGTTATTGAATGATGTATAGTTTATTTCAGTAACACTTCTCATCGCATCCCCCGATAGATTCATTTCAGCAATAGATTGCCCGATCACTCTTACACCAGCGTTTTTCCACACACCTACCAGCTTGTTGGAAGGATTGGCACCTGGAGAAGTTGGTGTTGTTGTTTCAGGATCAGGATCGGGGCCAGCCATAGGCTCTTTGGAGCAGGAAACAGCCATTACGGCCAGAAACGCAGACAGGAACAGATAGGTACGGGTCATTTTCGGTATTTTTTAATAACAATACATAAAAGTAATATTTTATCCGTTAAATACCCCACTGCACTTATTTGCACTATTTTTACAGCATATTCTGATTAGGATGAAAACACTTATTTCTCAACCCGCTCAATGCGATTATAAAGGCAAAGTAAAAGCCCTGCATGATGCTATGGACATCCTGCAAGGCAAATGGAATGTACTGATTATTGCCACACTATGTTGCCTCGGCCCCAAACGCTTTACGGAGCTGCAACGCCATCTGCAGGGCATTGGCGCTAAAATGCTGACCCGTCAGCTGCAGATCCTGGAAATGAATCAGCTGGTGAAACGTACCGTATGCCGCACCAAACCCGTCACCGTCCAATACGAGATAACGCCCTATGGTAAATCACTGGAAACGATTGTCTTGTCCATCATGGACTGGGGCCAGCAACATCGCAAACATATCATGAAAACTACTCCCGCCTTAAGCTCCTGACAGGATTCATCAGGGCTGTCCTGACAGCCTGGTAACTAATCGTCGCCAGCGCAATCAGCACGGCAGCCCCACCTGCCAGCAGAAATACCCACCAGTGGATAGCAATACGATAAGCATAACCGTCCAGCCAACCAGACATGATCCACCAGGCCAACGGAAACGCAATAACTACCGACACCAATACCAGCTGCAGAAACTCCGCAGATAACAGCCGGGCTATACCCGTCACACTGGCGCCCAGCACCTTGCGGATACCAATCTCCCTGGTCCTGCGTTCTGCAGTATAAGCAGCCAGCCCAAACAAACCCAGACAGGAAATCACAATAGCCAGTCCGGCAAACAAACGCGATAACCTGCTGATCAGCATCTCACTGCTGAACATCCCGTTAAACTGCTCATCTACAAACCGGAAAGCAAAAGGGTAATCCGGATTGTCCTTCAACATTACCGATTCTATTTTTGCAATGGCCTGCTCCGGATCAGCCTTCGCCGCAATACGTATATACATCACCACAGCATCCTGCTGACCTTTGAAAAACACTACCGGATCAGGCTTTCCGTACATATCGCCATATACAAAGTCTTTTACAATACCCACAATACGATAAGGAATGTATCTCCTGGTTTTATTCTCCGGTACCAGAAAGTTACCACCTATACGCCCTTCCTTGCCCATCAGCTTCGCCAGTGAGGCAGTGATGATCACACTAAAACTATCTACTGATTTTCCCAACTGAAAATCACGGCCACTCTGCAACTGCATTCCTGAAGTCGCAAAAAATTCCGGTGTCACACCTCTCACCGAAATCAGATTACTGCTCTTATCCGGTAATCCTTCCCACCTGAAATTATCTGTATTGTTTCCACCATAAATGGTGGCATGATCAGAAAGTGCTGCATTCTCTACCACACCGGTATTGATGAGGTCCTGTTTGATAGCATCAAAATCCTTGTTCATGTTACCGGTAACCTTCATCTCCAGCAGATTGTCCTTGTTATAACCCAGCTTACGGTTCTTAACATACTGCATCTGCTGATAAATGATGATAGTGGAAATAATCAACACGGTGGAAATAGTGAATTGTAATATCACCAGTCCTTTTCTGATAAATGCAGCATTACCTGAAGGCAGTTTAAACCCTTTCAGCACAGTCACCGGATTAAAGGAAGAAAGATAAAGGGAGGGATAACTGCCCGCGACAAGGCCAGTAATAACCACTATCAGCAGTAAAGCTACCCAGTGCGTTGTATTGCCCAATCCCGGTGAAATATCTTTACCCACCACTGCATTAAATACAGGCAATAACGTTATAATTAATAACACAGCCAGCAGTGTCGCGATCAAAGCAATTAACATGGCCTCACTGATAAACTGCACCACCAGCTTACCTTTACCGGCCCCCAGCACCTTTCGTACACCCACTTCCTTCGACCGTTTTTCACTGCGTGCCGTGGCCAGGTTCATAAAGTTGATGCAGGCAATAAGAATGATGATACCACCGATCAACGCAAACAAACGCACATAACCAATACGGCCACCTACCTGCTTCCCGTCTTCAAACTCTCCCCGCAGGCGCCAGTCATTCATTGAAAATAAAACCGGCGTAGTAATCCCCTGAGGATTATGCGCTTTGGCAAAACCTGCCAGCTGGCGATTGACAGTTGCTACGTCCACTCCCGGTTGTAGCTCCACGAAGTTATTGATAGCATTGGCTCCCCATGATTCCAGCCATTTGTTCTGATTAAAATATACCTGAAAAGGCACCACCCATTCAAACTGCAGGGTGGAATTCTGTGGAATATCTTTTACAACACCCGTCACCATATACTCCTGCTTGTTATCCATCCTCAGGATCTTACCGGTAACATTGGTGGCTGTGCCGAAAAATTTTCGTGCAGCCTTTTCCGTTATCACCAGTGAATTAAGCTGTGTAAAGGCCGTTCGGGCATTCCCTTCGACAAAGGGAAAGGTGAACATGCTGAACAAGGTGCTGTCTGCATAAATCCCTGCAGCATAGTAAGCCGTCTGACCATTGTTAAACATCGCTGTTTGTGTCCCCTCAGTAGTACGGCAGGTATGGGCAATGCCTGGCAAATTGGCCTGCATAGTAGGCCCCAGTAATCCCGGTGTAGACCAGAATGTACGCTTATATCCATCATACTGCCAGTGCTGTATGACAACGTATAGGTGGTCCTTCTTATCATGCATATGATCAAACTGCACTTCATCTTCTACCCATAAGAAAATAATGCCTGCACAGGCAATACCCGTCATCAACCCGAAAATATTCAGGAAACTGTAAACTTTATGTTTCCATAAACTGCGGACAGCTGTCCGGAAATAATTAGTGATCATGGTTTGATGGTATTCCAATCAAATGCCAGGGAATAGCATATTAATATTCAACAATATACATATTTGCCTTTGCAAAAATTGTCCGATTTCGGCACAACTGCTGTCCAATTGTGAATAGTTTATGATGACCTTAACGGCTATACGGTTCTTTAAATTTCTCCCAATTCACAAACCCTTAACGTCCCTTCGCATTATTTTTAAAATAAAACAAATGATCCATTTAATCCCACTCTGTATCGCATTCACAAACCCTGTACAACCGCCATCCGACAGCCTTCCCAAATACCCGGCAGCAGCTGTCATTTCCATGATCAACGATCTGGCCAAAGAACTGGAACAAGGTCATCCCGGTTATTACCGATATCATTCCGGCAGTAGTACGCATCAGTACCTGGACTCGTTGAAATCCACCATCACAACTGATTCACTTACCGAACCGGACATATACCGTAAACTAAAACCGTTCATCGCCCGGATTGGTTGCCTGCATACAGCACTGAGCTTGCCGGACGCTTATGTATCACACCTGAACCAGCAGCCCAACCTGTTGCCATTACAAGTGATGTTTGAAAACAATCAGGCTATCGTTACCGCCAACTATTCCGGTCAGCCAGAGCCTGCGCCCGGCACAGTATTGACGGCTATCAATGGCAAAAGCACGCTGTCAATACTGGATAAGATACTGCCTGCAATCCCTTCTGATGGTTATAATCTTACCTTGAAATACAAAGCCCTGTATCATCAGTTTCCTTTATGGTACCGAAGCATGATCAGCCCCGATACAACGTTTATACTCACTACCGCAGATAATAAAACAATAACGTTAAAGGGTACACGATTTATAGATATTGCCCATGGTGGATTTCTCCAAGAGCCCACCTACACCAGGACACTCGATTTCCGGATCAATGGCAACATAGCCATCCTCACCATCCATTCCTTTGCTGCATCCGACATTAAAAAATCAGGACAACACTTCAGCAGGTTCATCGACAGTGCCTTCCTGCAACTCCGGCAACAAGGCATCCGCCAACTGATTATAGACCTGCGCGGCAACACCGGCGGTACCGATGGCAACGCTGTTTATTTTACGCGTCACTTTTTTGAAAACCCATTCCGGTATTGGGAGCGCATCACCGTTACACCAGCCATTGCCAGACAGATAAAGGGAATAGCCCGGCTCTTCTACCGCAAACCGGTATTAGTAAATGGAGAATATCAGTGGCAGCGATCAAAGATCACCAGAGAATTTAATTATTATGCAACACAACAACCTGCCACGAATACCTATACTGGTAAGACTTTTGTGCTGATAGATGGCTTTTGTATGTCGTCTTGTGCAGATGCAACCGCTGTTTTATCAGCCCACCGCAAAGCTGTTTTTATCGGAGAAGAAACCGGCGGTGGTTATCAGGGCAATAACAGTGGTATGATGCCGGCTGTAAAACTACGACCTACCCGAATGATGCTTACTGTTCCCTTACAACGGTATGTTACAGCGGTGGACAGTACGGTAAATAAAGGGCACGGTACCATGCCGGATTATGTAGTACCATTAACAGCAAAAGCTGCTATAGAAAAGAAAGACCAGCCTATGGAGCTTGCGCTCAGGCTGGCCGGTGCTCAGTAATTTTTATTGGGCAAGATAGGTAGGATCGTCACGCAGGTCCATGCGCATTTCGATCAGATGTCTTTTAAAGCCGGCCTTTTCATAGGCTCTTACAGCGCCCTCATTGTCGCTGTATACGTTCAGGCGTAGCTCCAGCATGTCTTGCAGATAGGCCCATTCTTTCAGGAAAGCAAGGATCTTTCCGTTGATGCCTTTGCCCCGATAGGATGGGTCTACATACATAAAACCCAGATAGGCATGCTTATCATGTTTCAGATAAGGTCTGGAGGCCGGCTCTATACGGGCATAACCGGAACCCACAATTTTATCGCCGGCCACTGCCACAGCCACTTCTATATGCTCCGCTTCAATCATCTTAG
Encoded proteins:
- a CDS encoding ABC transporter permease; amino-acid sequence: MIIVPELKHNSNMLIRIQLGQTEAALKTITALCKQLNPSFPFSYRFVDDDYNKQYVSEIIVGKLSGLFAGLAIIIACLGLLGLTMFTAEQRIREIGIRKVLGASMGAIFRLLSFNYLGLILISMVIASPLAWYVMHQWHSNYAYSTTLHWWIFAIAGLIVLLIALLMISFQTIKAAIANPVKSLRTE
- a CDS encoding winged helix-turn-helix transcriptional regulator, with protein sequence MKTLISQPAQCDYKGKVKALHDAMDILQGKWNVLIIATLCCLGPKRFTELQRHLQGIGAKMLTRQLQILEMNQLVKRTVCRTKPVTVQYEITPYGKSLETIVLSIMDWGQQHRKHIMKTTPALSS
- a CDS encoding ABC transporter permease, whose translation is MITNYFRTAVRSLWKHKVYSFLNIFGLMTGIACAGIIFLWVEDEVQFDHMHDKKDHLYVVIQHWQYDGYKRTFWSTPGLLGPTMQANLPGIAHTCRTTEGTQTAMFNNGQTAYYAAGIYADSTLFSMFTFPFVEGNARTAFTQLNSLVITEKAARKFFGTATNVTGKILRMDNKQEYMVTGVVKDIPQNSTLQFEWVVPFQVYFNQNKWLESWGANAINNFVELQPGVDVATVNRQLAGFAKAHNPQGITTPVLFSMNDWRLRGEFEDGKQVGGRIGYVRLFALIGGIIILIACINFMNLATARSEKRSKEVGVRKVLGAGKGKLVVQFISEAMLIALIATLLAVLLIITLLPVFNAVVGKDISPGLGNTTHWVALLLIVVITGLVAGSYPSLYLSSFNPVTVLKGFKLPSGNAAFIRKGLVILQFTISTVLIISTIIIYQQMQYVKNRKLGYNKDNLLEMKVTGNMNKDFDAIKQDLINTGVVENAALSDHATIYGGNNTDNFRWEGLPDKSSNLISVRGVTPEFFATSGMQLQSGRDFQLGKSVDSFSVIITASLAKLMGKEGRIGGNFLVPENKTRRYIPYRIVGIVKDFVYGDMYGKPDPVVFFKGQQDAVVMYIRIAAKADPEQAIAKIESVMLKDNPDYPFAFRFVDEQFNGMFSSEMLISRLSRLFAGLAIVISCLGLFGLAAYTAERRTREIGIRKVLGASVTGIARLLSAEFLQLVLVSVVIAFPLAWWIMSGWLDGYAYRIAIHWWVFLLAGGAAVLIALATISYQAVRTALMNPVRSLRRE
- a CDS encoding S41 family peptidase, yielding MIHLIPLCIAFTNPVQPPSDSLPKYPAAAVISMINDLAKELEQGHPGYYRYHSGSSTHQYLDSLKSTITTDSLTEPDIYRKLKPFIARIGCLHTALSLPDAYVSHLNQQPNLLPLQVMFENNQAIVTANYSGQPEPAPGTVLTAINGKSTLSILDKILPAIPSDGYNLTLKYKALYHQFPLWYRSMISPDTTFILTTADNKTITLKGTRFIDIAHGGFLQEPTYTRTLDFRINGNIAILTIHSFAASDIKKSGQHFSRFIDSAFLQLRQQGIRQLIIDLRGNTGGTDGNAVYFTRHFFENPFRYWERITVTPAIARQIKGIARLFYRKPVLVNGEYQWQRSKITREFNYYATQQPATNTYTGKTFVLIDGFCMSSCADATAVLSAHRKAVFIGEETGGGYQGNNSGMMPAVKLRPTRMMLTVPLQRYVTAVDSTVNKGHGTMPDYVVPLTAKAAIEKKDQPMELALRLAGAQ
- a CDS encoding GNAT family N-acetyltransferase; the protein is MEIIIRKAVKEDLPLLLTFEQGLITAERPFDPTLRDGEVHYYDIAKMIEAEHIEVAVAVAGDKIVGSGYARIEPASRPYLKHDKHAYLGFMYVDPSYRGKGINGKILAFLKEWAYLQDMLELRLNVYSDNEGAVRAYEKAGFKRHLIEMRMDLRDDPTYLAQ